One segment of Anopheles stephensi strain Indian chromosome 3, UCI_ANSTEP_V1.0, whole genome shotgun sequence DNA contains the following:
- the LOC118510265 gene encoding uncharacterized protein LOC118510265 isoform X1, producing the protein MSLRAIQKRDREKLSSSQRQQFISNSQHQQWNNGPPPSGVGAIVLAAGTAPTTTAAMKMTAAVATGDVPSVQSILQHQQAKRKQTQAAYGRLVSTTTTHTPSVVLRRSSSYPTLQPSGKQQLQQQLRPVRSESDLCVVRDSPGRGGADSAYGGAVAGSASTNSFSTNNLYLGAKSEVCLKTLAVKNTVPAGLMMQQSLAPRGGGAGGSIRSGSSGGSTTQPSSKRLYESRRTSELSSSDFGTSKSELHLKSNASAVRIPIVGYEVMEERARFTIFKLRIENSISHTCWLVLRRYTDFVRLNNKLRTLYPHCNLVLPRKKWFGDNFSSGFIDNRIQGLQTFINTILGDDAMRTCQAVRDFFCLDEPPSYSESMEESRVIFEAQEETIAQLKQQLQAKEDMVQTLQTKLATELNRNAILTNVIRNSVENCAKCSQSVDQVMKESVYK; encoded by the exons ATGTCGCTACGCGCCATACAGAAGCGAGATAGGGAGAAATTATCGTCCTCCCAGCGGCAACAGTTTATCAGCAACAGCCAGCACCAGCAATGGAACAACGGGCCTCCTCCTTCTGGTGTTGGTGCAATAGTGCTGGCAGCAGGAACagcaccgacgacgacggcggccATGAAGATGACAGCAGCTGTTGCAACCGGCGACGTACCGTCGGTTCAATCGATTCTACAGCACCAGCAAGCAAAGCGCAAACAAACCCAAGCTGCTTACGGTCGTCTCGTATCAACAACGACAACCCATACGCCGTCAGTCGTTCTAAGACGGTCCAGCTCGTATCCAACGCTACAGCCGTCAGGGAAGCAACAACTGCAGCAACAGCTACGTCCGGTTCGGTCGGAAAGTGACCTGTGTGTGGTGCGTGATTCACCGGGAAGAGGTGGCGCTGATTCCGCCTACGGAGGTGCGGTGGCCGGAAGTGCTAGTACCAACAGCTTCAGCACCAACAATCTTTACCTCGGTGCCAAATCGGAGGTGTGCCTTAAAACGTTGGCCGTCAAGAATACAGTGCCTGCCGGTCTGATGATGCAGCAATCACTGGCACCCCGCGGTGGCGGTGCTGGTGGTAGCATCCGGAGTGGGTCGAGCGGTGGTTCCACGACCCAACCCTCCTCGAAACGGTTGTACGAAAGCCGCCGTACGTCGGAGCTGAGCAGCAGCGATTTCGGTACGAGCAAATCGGAGCTGCATCTCAAATCGAATGCCAGCGCCGTCCGCATTCCGATCGTGGGTTACGAGGTGATGGAGGAACGGGCACGCTTTACG ATATTCAAATTACGCAtcgaaaacagcatttcacaCACCTGCTGGTTGGTGCTGCGCCGGTACACCGACTTTGTGCGGCTAAACAACAAGCTCAGGACGCTCTACCCGCACTGCAATCTGGTGCTGCCGCGTAAGAAATGGTTCGGGGACAACTTTAGCAGTGGCTTCATCGACAACCGAATACAGGGACTGCAAACGTTCATCAACACCATTCTGGGGGACGATGCGATGCGCACGTGTCAGGCGGTGCGAGACTTTTTCTGTCTCGATGAACCACCATCGTACTCAGAGAGTATGGAGGAATCAAGG GTGATCTTTGAGGCCCAGGAGGAAACAATAGCACAGCTAAAGCAGCAACTCCAAGCCAAAGAGGATATGGTGCAGACGCTGCAAACGAAGCTAGCCACCGAGCTAAATCGTAACGCGATCCTTACCAATGTTATACG CAACAGTGTGGAAAATTGTGCCAAATGTTCACAGTCTGTCGATCAGGTGATGAAGGAATCGGTCTACAAGTAG
- the LOC118510264 gene encoding phosphatidate cytidylyltransferase, photoreceptor-specific isoform X1 has translation MSATDGAELRRRLLAEGDGNQQQQESPKQQQQPAQQQQQQQQQQPPECATTENSDHVDSETETEERLPDEKYVDEMAKNLPQGTNKMPEVLGAALSGLPDRWKNWVIRGIFTMIMISGFCLIIYGGPLALMVTALAVQVKCFQEIISIGYSVYRIHGLPWFRSLSWYFLLTSNYFFYGENLVDYFGVAVSRVDSLRFLVKYHRFLSFCLYCIGFVWFVLSLVKKYYMKQFSLFAWTHVALLIVVTQSYLIIQNIFEGLIWFIVPVSMIVCNDVMAYMFGFFFGRTPLIQLSPKKTWEGFIGGGFATVLFGLVASYFLCQFQFFVCPIEYSEAEGRMIIECEPSYLFRPQEYSIALFGASKTITMYPFLLHSLSMSIFSSVIGPFGGFFASGFKRAFKIKDFGDMIPGHGGIMDRFDCQFLMATFVNVYISSFIRYASPQKLLNMVYNLKPEEQLQLFNQLKDSLEERNIINLN, from the exons ATGAGTGCGACCGATGGTGCGGAGCTGAGGAGAAGGTTGCTAGCGGAAGGCGACGgcaaccagcaacagcaggaaagcccgaaacagcaacagcagccagcacaacaacagcagcagcagcagcaacaacaaccgccGGAGTGTGCCACCACGGAAAACTCGGACCAT GTTGACTCGGAAACGGAAACAGAGGAACGGCTGCCGGACGAAAAGTATGTGGACGAGATGGCCAAAAACCTTCCCCAGGGAACGAACAAAATGCCCGAGGTGCTGGGTGCAGCGTTGAGCGGTCTGCCGGATAG ATGGAAGAACTGGGTGATACGTGGCATCTTCACCATGATTATGATCAGTGGCTTCTGTCTGATCATCTACGGTGGACCTTTAGCTCTGATGGTTACG GCTCTCGCTGTTCAGGTGAAATGTTTCCAGGAAATCATTTCGATCGGCTACTCCGTGTACCGCATCCATGGACTGCCGTGGTTCCGCAGCCTGTCCTGGTACTTCCTGCTAACGTCCAACTACTTCTTCTACGGAGAAAATCTTGTCGACTACTTTGGTGTTGCGGTTAGCCGTGTG GATTCACTCCGTTTTCTAGTCAAATATCATCGCTTCCTATCGTTCTGTCTGTACTGCATCGGATTCGTCTGGTTCGTACTGTCGCTCGTCAAGAAGTACTACATGAAACAGTTCAGCCTGTTCGCCTGGACCCACGTTGCGCTGCTGATCGTGGTGACGCAGAGCTACCTGATCATTCAGAACATTTTCGAAGGCTTGATTTGGTTTATCGTACCGGTGTCGATGATCGTCTGCAACGATGTGATGGCGTACATGTTTGGGTTCTTCTTTGGCCGCACACCACTGATTCAGCTTAGTCCAAAGAAAACCTGGGAAGGATTTATTGGTGGTGGATTTGCGACGGTTTTATTTGGGCTGGTTGCGTCGTACTTCCTGTGCCAGTTCCAGTTCTTCGTCTGTCCGATCGAGTACTCGGAAGCGGAGGGACGCATGATCATAGAGTGTGAGCCGAGCTATCTGTTCCGGCCACAGGAGTACAGCATCGCATTG TTTGGCGCTAGCAAAACGATCACGATGTATCCGTTCCTGCTCCACTCGCTGTCGATGAGCATCTTTAGCTCGGTAATTGGACCGTTCGGTGGGTTCTTCGCCTCCGGATTTAAGCGTGCGTTTAAGATTAAG GATTTCGGTGACATGATTCCCGGACACGGCGGTATTATGGATCGTTTCGACTGTCAATTTTTAATGGCCACCTTTGTGAATGTTTACATCTCTAGCTTTATTCGTTACGCTTCCCCCCAGAAGCTGTTAAATATG GTATACAATCTAAAGCCGGAAGAGCAGCTACAACTGTTCAATCAGCTAAAGGACAGCCTGGAGGAGCGAAACattatcaatttaaattaa
- the LOC118510265 gene encoding uncharacterized protein LOC118510265 isoform X2, giving the protein MSLRAIQKRDREKLSSSQRQQFISNSQHQQWNNGPPPSGVGAIVLAAGTAPTTTAAMKMTAAVATGDVPSVQSILQHQQAKRKQTQAAYGRLVSTTTTHTPSVVLRRSSSYPTLQPSGKQQLQQQLRPVRSESDLCVVRDSPGRGGADSAYGGAVAGSASTNSFSTNNLYLGAKSEVCLKTLAVKNTVPAGLMMQQSLAPRGGGAGGSIRSGSSGGSTTQPSSKRLYESRRTSELSSSDFGTSKSELHLKSNASAVRIPIVGYEVMEERARFTIFKLRIENSISHTCWLVLRRYTDFVRLNNKLRTLYPHCNLVLPRKKWFGDNFSSGFIDNRIQGLQTFINTILGDDAMRTCQAVRDFFCLDEPPSYSESMEESRVIFEAQEETIAQLKQQLQAKEDMVQTLQTKLATELNRNAILTNVIRVENCAKCSQSVDQVMKESVYK; this is encoded by the exons ATGTCGCTACGCGCCATACAGAAGCGAGATAGGGAGAAATTATCGTCCTCCCAGCGGCAACAGTTTATCAGCAACAGCCAGCACCAGCAATGGAACAACGGGCCTCCTCCTTCTGGTGTTGGTGCAATAGTGCTGGCAGCAGGAACagcaccgacgacgacggcggccATGAAGATGACAGCAGCTGTTGCAACCGGCGACGTACCGTCGGTTCAATCGATTCTACAGCACCAGCAAGCAAAGCGCAAACAAACCCAAGCTGCTTACGGTCGTCTCGTATCAACAACGACAACCCATACGCCGTCAGTCGTTCTAAGACGGTCCAGCTCGTATCCAACGCTACAGCCGTCAGGGAAGCAACAACTGCAGCAACAGCTACGTCCGGTTCGGTCGGAAAGTGACCTGTGTGTGGTGCGTGATTCACCGGGAAGAGGTGGCGCTGATTCCGCCTACGGAGGTGCGGTGGCCGGAAGTGCTAGTACCAACAGCTTCAGCACCAACAATCTTTACCTCGGTGCCAAATCGGAGGTGTGCCTTAAAACGTTGGCCGTCAAGAATACAGTGCCTGCCGGTCTGATGATGCAGCAATCACTGGCACCCCGCGGTGGCGGTGCTGGTGGTAGCATCCGGAGTGGGTCGAGCGGTGGTTCCACGACCCAACCCTCCTCGAAACGGTTGTACGAAAGCCGCCGTACGTCGGAGCTGAGCAGCAGCGATTTCGGTACGAGCAAATCGGAGCTGCATCTCAAATCGAATGCCAGCGCCGTCCGCATTCCGATCGTGGGTTACGAGGTGATGGAGGAACGGGCACGCTTTACG ATATTCAAATTACGCAtcgaaaacagcatttcacaCACCTGCTGGTTGGTGCTGCGCCGGTACACCGACTTTGTGCGGCTAAACAACAAGCTCAGGACGCTCTACCCGCACTGCAATCTGGTGCTGCCGCGTAAGAAATGGTTCGGGGACAACTTTAGCAGTGGCTTCATCGACAACCGAATACAGGGACTGCAAACGTTCATCAACACCATTCTGGGGGACGATGCGATGCGCACGTGTCAGGCGGTGCGAGACTTTTTCTGTCTCGATGAACCACCATCGTACTCAGAGAGTATGGAGGAATCAAGG GTGATCTTTGAGGCCCAGGAGGAAACAATAGCACAGCTAAAGCAGCAACTCCAAGCCAAAGAGGATATGGTGCAGACGCTGCAAACGAAGCTAGCCACCGAGCTAAATCGTAACGCGATCCTTACCAATGTTATACG TGTGGAAAATTGTGCCAAATGTTCACAGTCTGTCGATCAGGTGATGAAGGAATCGGTCTACAAGTAG
- the LOC118510263 gene encoding protein spaetzle 5 isoform X2, whose product MAVTKVLQNTSPFVLLLLNHLAVVLANPSPYPHPTLAPQKPGCGLYGQSSCPFVPAPPGTTPKCASPGSTFCESNPDYPSYLIKHLVESLGYQRIIANEEMVDFGANKPMEEEEHLHHHYHHFYGSFSPMEPSKPSSKPPPSSGAGYNYITPSQQAHGTANYEQKRPVPVPQPIYIPKPQHSYHYNSYVRAPMYNRHGGSSGSGQGYYYPHPQGGSSPGSSSSSPSVTQYSPADWLKRFARDLSDKHSREARLASLRRVDESIDPFETEPAPFRRPAVVNETVYERLLAKHNRPKRESELGKETLCSVRERYITPQTALNTKGNWMFVVNQENSRQLVKTEVCASTECSNLCSFPVGYSSRCEQRYVQKRLVTLDPSGRNLYVDTYWFPSCCVCSLYSGNRI is encoded by the exons ATGGCCGTCACCAAAGTTCTCCAGAACACATCACCGTTCGTG CTCCTACTGTTAAATCATCTCGCTGTTGTACTTGCCAATCCCTCGCCTTATCCCCATCCAACGCTCGCTCCTCAGAAGCCAGGCTGTGGATTGTACGGGCAAAGCTCCTGTCCATTTGTTCCAGCTCCACCTGGGACAACTCCAAAGTGTGCCTCACCAGGGTCAACGTTTTGTGAATCAAATCCTGACTATCCTTC CTACCTAATTAAGCACCTCGTGGAATCGTTGGGCTATCAGCGTATCATTGCCAACGAGGAGATGGTTGATTTCGGTGCAAACAAACCAATGGAAGAGGAGGAACATctccatcatcattatcatcattttTATGGGTCGTTCAGTCCAATGGAACCATCCAAACCGTCCAGTAAGCCTCCACCGTCCTCGGGTGCTGGCTATAATTATATCACACCATCCCAGCAAGCTCACGGCACTGCAAACTACGAGCAGAAGCGTCCCGTACCCGTTCCACAGCCGATCTACATTCCCAAGCCACAACACTCGTACCACTACAACTCGTACGTCCGGGCTCCGATGTACAACCGGCACGGAGGATCATCCGGTTCCGGTCAGGGATACTATTATCCACACCCGCAGGGTGGATCTTCCCCTGGTTCATCCAGCTCATCGCCCTCGGTTACTCAATACAGTCCTGCGGATTGGTTGAAACGCTTCGCCCGGGATTTGTCGGACAAACATAGCCGTGAGGCACGATTGGCATCGCTACGCCGAGTTGATGAATCGATTGATCCGTTCGAAACGGAACCGGCACCGTTCCGTCGTCCTGCCGTGGTGAATGAGACGGTGTACGAGCGTTTACTGGCGAAACATAATCGTCCCAAGAGGGAGAGCGAGCTGGGAAAGGAAACGCTGTGCAGTGTGAGGGAACGGTACATCACACCGCAGACGGCACTCAACACGAAAG GGAACTGGATGTTTGTGGTTAATCAGGAGAACTCGAGACAGCTCGTCAAGACAGAAGTTTGTGC GTCAACGGAATGCTCCAACCTGTGCAGTTTTCCGGTAGGATACAGTTCCCGGTGCGAGCAACGATACGTCCAGAAGCGGCTGGTAACGCTGGATCCGAGCGGAAGGAATCTGTACGTGGACACTTACTGGTTCCCGAGCTGCTGCGTGTGTTCGTTATACTCTGGGAACAGAATTTAA
- the LOC118510264 gene encoding phosphatidate cytidylyltransferase, photoreceptor-specific isoform X2 gives MAKNLPQGTNKMPEVLGAALSGLPDRWKNWVIRGIFTMIMISGFCLIIYGGPLALMVTALAVQVKCFQEIISIGYSVYRIHGLPWFRSLSWYFLLTSNYFFYGENLVDYFGVAVSRVDSLRFLVKYHRFLSFCLYCIGFVWFVLSLVKKYYMKQFSLFAWTHVALLIVVTQSYLIIQNIFEGLIWFIVPVSMIVCNDVMAYMFGFFFGRTPLIQLSPKKTWEGFIGGGFATVLFGLVASYFLCQFQFFVCPIEYSEAEGRMIIECEPSYLFRPQEYSIALFGASKTITMYPFLLHSLSMSIFSSVIGPFGGFFASGFKRAFKIKDFGDMIPGHGGIMDRFDCQFLMATFVNVYISSFIRYASPQKLLNMVYNLKPEEQLQLFNQLKDSLEERNIINLN, from the exons ATGGCCAAAAACCTTCCCCAGGGAACGAACAAAATGCCCGAGGTGCTGGGTGCAGCGTTGAGCGGTCTGCCGGATAG ATGGAAGAACTGGGTGATACGTGGCATCTTCACCATGATTATGATCAGTGGCTTCTGTCTGATCATCTACGGTGGACCTTTAGCTCTGATGGTTACG GCTCTCGCTGTTCAGGTGAAATGTTTCCAGGAAATCATTTCGATCGGCTACTCCGTGTACCGCATCCATGGACTGCCGTGGTTCCGCAGCCTGTCCTGGTACTTCCTGCTAACGTCCAACTACTTCTTCTACGGAGAAAATCTTGTCGACTACTTTGGTGTTGCGGTTAGCCGTGTG GATTCACTCCGTTTTCTAGTCAAATATCATCGCTTCCTATCGTTCTGTCTGTACTGCATCGGATTCGTCTGGTTCGTACTGTCGCTCGTCAAGAAGTACTACATGAAACAGTTCAGCCTGTTCGCCTGGACCCACGTTGCGCTGCTGATCGTGGTGACGCAGAGCTACCTGATCATTCAGAACATTTTCGAAGGCTTGATTTGGTTTATCGTACCGGTGTCGATGATCGTCTGCAACGATGTGATGGCGTACATGTTTGGGTTCTTCTTTGGCCGCACACCACTGATTCAGCTTAGTCCAAAGAAAACCTGGGAAGGATTTATTGGTGGTGGATTTGCGACGGTTTTATTTGGGCTGGTTGCGTCGTACTTCCTGTGCCAGTTCCAGTTCTTCGTCTGTCCGATCGAGTACTCGGAAGCGGAGGGACGCATGATCATAGAGTGTGAGCCGAGCTATCTGTTCCGGCCACAGGAGTACAGCATCGCATTG TTTGGCGCTAGCAAAACGATCACGATGTATCCGTTCCTGCTCCACTCGCTGTCGATGAGCATCTTTAGCTCGGTAATTGGACCGTTCGGTGGGTTCTTCGCCTCCGGATTTAAGCGTGCGTTTAAGATTAAG GATTTCGGTGACATGATTCCCGGACACGGCGGTATTATGGATCGTTTCGACTGTCAATTTTTAATGGCCACCTTTGTGAATGTTTACATCTCTAGCTTTATTCGTTACGCTTCCCCCCAGAAGCTGTTAAATATG GTATACAATCTAAAGCCGGAAGAGCAGCTACAACTGTTCAATCAGCTAAAGGACAGCCTGGAGGAGCGAAACattatcaatttaaattaa
- the LOC118510263 gene encoding protein spaetzle 5 isoform X1 codes for MCSAYPEQKSVSRKSSTEKASNMAVTKVLQNTSPFVLLLLNHLAVVLANPSPYPHPTLAPQKPGCGLYGQSSCPFVPAPPGTTPKCASPGSTFCESNPDYPSYLIKHLVESLGYQRIIANEEMVDFGANKPMEEEEHLHHHYHHFYGSFSPMEPSKPSSKPPPSSGAGYNYITPSQQAHGTANYEQKRPVPVPQPIYIPKPQHSYHYNSYVRAPMYNRHGGSSGSGQGYYYPHPQGGSSPGSSSSSPSVTQYSPADWLKRFARDLSDKHSREARLASLRRVDESIDPFETEPAPFRRPAVVNETVYERLLAKHNRPKRESELGKETLCSVRERYITPQTALNTKGNWMFVVNQENSRQLVKTEVCASTECSNLCSFPVGYSSRCEQRYVQKRLVTLDPSGRNLYVDTYWFPSCCVCSLYSGNRI; via the exons ATGTGCAGCGCTTACCC gGAACAGAAAAGCGTTAGCAGAAAAAGTTCTACTGAAAAAGCATCAAATATGGCCGTCACCAAAGTTCTCCAGAACACATCACCGTTCGTG CTCCTACTGTTAAATCATCTCGCTGTTGTACTTGCCAATCCCTCGCCTTATCCCCATCCAACGCTCGCTCCTCAGAAGCCAGGCTGTGGATTGTACGGGCAAAGCTCCTGTCCATTTGTTCCAGCTCCACCTGGGACAACTCCAAAGTGTGCCTCACCAGGGTCAACGTTTTGTGAATCAAATCCTGACTATCCTTC CTACCTAATTAAGCACCTCGTGGAATCGTTGGGCTATCAGCGTATCATTGCCAACGAGGAGATGGTTGATTTCGGTGCAAACAAACCAATGGAAGAGGAGGAACATctccatcatcattatcatcattttTATGGGTCGTTCAGTCCAATGGAACCATCCAAACCGTCCAGTAAGCCTCCACCGTCCTCGGGTGCTGGCTATAATTATATCACACCATCCCAGCAAGCTCACGGCACTGCAAACTACGAGCAGAAGCGTCCCGTACCCGTTCCACAGCCGATCTACATTCCCAAGCCACAACACTCGTACCACTACAACTCGTACGTCCGGGCTCCGATGTACAACCGGCACGGAGGATCATCCGGTTCCGGTCAGGGATACTATTATCCACACCCGCAGGGTGGATCTTCCCCTGGTTCATCCAGCTCATCGCCCTCGGTTACTCAATACAGTCCTGCGGATTGGTTGAAACGCTTCGCCCGGGATTTGTCGGACAAACATAGCCGTGAGGCACGATTGGCATCGCTACGCCGAGTTGATGAATCGATTGATCCGTTCGAAACGGAACCGGCACCGTTCCGTCGTCCTGCCGTGGTGAATGAGACGGTGTACGAGCGTTTACTGGCGAAACATAATCGTCCCAAGAGGGAGAGCGAGCTGGGAAAGGAAACGCTGTGCAGTGTGAGGGAACGGTACATCACACCGCAGACGGCACTCAACACGAAAG GGAACTGGATGTTTGTGGTTAATCAGGAGAACTCGAGACAGCTCGTCAAGACAGAAGTTTGTGC GTCAACGGAATGCTCCAACCTGTGCAGTTTTCCGGTAGGATACAGTTCCCGGTGCGAGCAACGATACGTCCAGAAGCGGCTGGTAACGCTGGATCCGAGCGGAAGGAATCTGTACGTGGACACTTACTGGTTCCCGAGCTGCTGCGTGTGTTCGTTATACTCTGGGAACAGAATTTAA